In Glycine max cultivar Williams 82 chromosome 10, Glycine_max_v4.0, whole genome shotgun sequence, the DNA window ACCTTAAACTTGCTACTTGTGTTGTCATTCTTGTAtctctttttacaaaaaatctTTTACTAATTTTCTTTATGATAACAAGTATATGTTGCACTTTTGAATGTATTTGAACTCTTTGTGCCTTTTTCTATCAGGGTTATGCTGAACAGGAACTGCAAATGAATACAGAACCAAActcaaaactagaaaaacagCATCCTGCATCTTGTAGCAATGAAGCTGGTCAAAAGCTTGATTTTTACCTCGAAGGACAACACCTGGATCATAAATTGACTCTATATCAGGCAATTCTTCaccatataataaaaaaaaatgcagattCTTTTTCTAGTGCAAAACTGTGGAGTCAAGTGCACATAATAACCTATAGAAGGGATGTAGAATCTGAGGATGTAATACCTCCAGAATGTCATTCTTCACCCCAGCATTTCTCTGATGAAAAAGTTTTAGCTTATTATCAGCATACTCCTTTTTTCTCAGACATGTTCTCTTGTGAACTAGTTTCTGATTTGGAGATGTCCAGTCcaatttatgatattttgtttcttcttaaaAGCTTGGAAAGCATGAACAGAATTATATTTCACCTTATGTCGCGTGAAAGAATTTGTGCTTTTGCCCAAGGGAAAGTTGATAACCTGGATAGTCTAAAAATAACAGTTCCTTCTGTCCCACAGATTGAGTTTGTAAGCAGTAAGTTGACAGAGAAGCTAGAGCAACAGATGAGGGACTCTTTGGCTGTCTCCATTTGTGGTATGCCATTGTGGTGTAATCAATTAATGGCTTCATGTCCTTTCTTATTTAGTTTTGAGGCAAGATGCAAATACTTCAGATTGGCAGCATTTGGTCAGCCACAAGTCCAACCTTCTCACAACGGCTCAGGAACAGTAAGTGACAGGCGACTGAGCCCTGGTGGATTGCCTCGAAAGAAATTTTTAGTTCATCGCGACCGGATTTTGGAATCTGCTGCACAAATGATGGACCTGCATGCCAGTAATAAAGTGGTTCTTGAGGTGGAATATGATGAAGAAGTGGGCACTGGTCTTGGACCAACTTTGGAATTTTATACGTTGGTGTGCCAGGAGTTCCAGAAATCTGGCTTGGCCATGTGGAGAGAAGATGATTCTTCCTTTACCCTCAAGACAAACTTGCAGGCTGAGGAAATAGGAGTTCATTCCTTTTATGGACTCTTTCCTCGTCCATGGTCATCAATGCAAGATACATCTGGTGGCATACAGTTCTCTGAAGTAACAAAGAATTTTTTCCTTCTAGGCCAAGTTGTTGCTAAAGCACTTCAAGATGGAAGGATCTTAGATCTTCACTTCTCAAAAGCTTTCTATAAACTTATTCTTGGAAaggtaaccaattctcagtgcAACTAATGAACTTCGCATTGCAACCCAGCAACACACAGTAAGATTTATAGTTGTCCTTATAACTGACTAAATCTCTCTGCTTATTACCATCTCTTCAGGAACTTTCTCTCTACGACATACAATCCTTTGATCCTGGGCTTGGTAAGGTGCTACAAGAGTTTCAAGCATTAGTTATGAGGAAGAAATTTATGGAATCTGTCAGTGGAGGGAATTCCGAGTTGCAATATGGACTAAGCTTTCGAGATATGAGCATTGAAGATCTTTGTCTTGATTTTACTCTTCCTGGGTTTCCTGATATTGTTCTTGCTTCAGGGACCGATCATACCATGGTATGGCATTGCTTGACATTTTTTTGCAATTCAATTCTCACTTTCATCCTTTCAATGGaagaatataaatttatctttttctgtaGGTAAATATGAGAAACTTGGAGGATTATGTTTCTCTTATTGTCGATGCAACTGTGAGGTCTGGAGTTTCAAGACAAGTGGAAGCTTTTAAATCTGGCTTTAACCAGGTCTCTCACTTTGTCTTAATAATATTCAAAATACTTgttgcttctatttttttttaagtaacttAAAACATGAGAATGAAAGAAGTCTGATGCTCAAGACTCCTCAACCTAGGTGATGAAAATATTTGGACTATTAGACACTGCTTACATGTGATTCCTTAGTTAATATATCATCAGAACTAGGTTTTGTGTTTGATCCTCTTCTATGTCATTTCTTATTGTGTCTTCATTGTATGCCATCAAGATCAGTAACTGTATATATAGTGAATATGAAGTTTTCTTTTGGATTTACCATTTACAATACTGTTCATGAATTTCTACTATATCTTCACTgtgattctcattttttttctaatttgtcTTCTACTTTCAGGTTTTCTCCATTGATCATCTTCGGATTTTCAATGAAGAAGAACTTGAGCGAATGCTTTGTGGAGAGTATGACTCTTGGGCTGTAAGTAcaaatttcattctttttcaatttgtatatgttcttttcttttttagaggAGAGGaagaacaattaaaataaataatgtcgtGTTAGCAGGTCAACGAGTTTGGAGATCACATTAAGTTTGATCATGGGTATACTGCTAGCAGTCCTCCCATTGTTAATGTAAGCATTATGCATATTAAACTTTTGATCTTACTTGAAcatattttgatttcttaacCTGAATCTCATAACTTTATGATCTGTGTCCTGCTGTGGACCCAGTTGTTGGAGATTGTCCGAGAGTTTGATAATGGACAGCGACGAGCATTTCTGCAGTTTGTGACGGGCGCGCCTCGCCTTCCTCCGGGAGGATTGGCATCTCTCAATCCGAAGTTAACTATTGTCCGAAAGGTTTGCTGATTatatacttaatattttttgtgtggATTTTTATCCTTAACAATAACCCATTTTTTCtttgtgttatttacttataATCGTTTGTTTTAACAGCATTGTAGCAACCGGGCAGACACAGACCTACCTAGCGTGATGACTTGTGCAAATTATCTCAAGCTGCCTCCGTACTCATCAAAAGTACCTTATCAATTTATACTATTTCAAACTTGTATTagtaaaaacacataaaaaatgttttggaaaatgattttcttACATTTGAGCCTTAATATTCTTTAGCAACTTTCTTCTATTTCAGGAAAGGATGAAAGAGAAGCTCTTGTATGCCATAACAGAGGGTCAAGGATCTTTCCACCTTTCATAATTGCACTCTCTTAACTGGTCCATAATTGAAGAATTATGAAGATGTAATTATTAGGGTAATTGATAGTTATGTAGATAAGGGTGCTAGTGGCTTGCTGGCAGTGGTCTAAATGAGTTTATTGCAGTGGTGGTCACACGAGTCACTCGGCGATGAAGCTTCTATCTTCACTGACTACAAAAAATTGTTGGGGGTGTGTACATAGCACGCTGATAGTTTAGTTGATTGACTTGTATCAGCTGTACAGACACGGAGGGCACTTTTTAAGGGTCACGCTTGATATTTGATGTACAGTATTTGTACAGGAACCttaatcattaaaattttagtCGTTTACTTGCATAATGATAGTGGTTTCTTATCTTTTGCTTAAGTTGCATCTGAGATGGTTTTAAATTGTAGTATTTGATTCTCCTTTAAATCTCGTaccactttcttttttattttttaatttccatttacAGTTTTGcactgttttttttaatatgtcaaAATCGAAGACAAtggaaatttacaataatttgcTTCAACCAAATGAGTTTAACTCCATTGACAGTTTTGTACTGTTCCATGACAGAAACTTGAGATGACTTGATTgcatattaagttaataaaatgtaataatgTTCCTAAAAAAATTGGTAATAATGTAAGAGCTTTTTGGTAAGATTCATCGAAAAAAAGAGTTGCCCCATCGGAGAGAAAAAGTGCCTAACTACTTATATTGGGGATAATAAGTGTTGTGTAAGCGGTTCCATCGATAGCATTCAAGAGAGTTGTTCCATTAAAAAAGTTGCTTCaatgtttttcttataaaattcaacaaaaaaattacattcgTTGGTTCTTGTACCAAAATCCTAAATGTCACGTGGTAATATGGAACGAAGGGAGTTACCCACATACTTTAAAATGATCTTCTattttagacttaaatataaataaatttaattaatttatctaatttaatattattattataaaaatgtttttcatttgatatctaatttctataaaaaaaaatattttaaaaataattttatttttagtttaagattaataaaattaaataatatgaacCAGTGaaattattatgaatattttttatagcaGTTGCGTAGCGTGGCAGAGAATCGAAATCCGACATCCATGAGTTTGTGAAGGGAACACCAAAAACGTAGTTAGCGCCAAATCCATTATTAGTTAGTCTTCCTTATCCCAAATGAACGCCACACTCTTACAACCCCCACTCTCTCCCTTCCAACGCGCCACCACCACAAACTCCCCGGAACCCCGCGACCAGAAGCTTCTCTCCCTCCTTCGAGACCGCAAAACCGAAGAAGCCTGGCTCGCTTACTCCCACTCCACGCACCTCCCTAACCCCACCTGCCTCAGTCGCTTGGTCTCTCAGCTCTCTTACCAGAACACACTCTCTTCTCTCACGCGCGCCCAGTCCATCGTCACCCGCCTCCGCAATGAGCGCCAGCTTCACCGCCTCGACGCCAACTGCCTCGGCCTCCTCGCCGTCTCCGCCACCAAGGCCAACCACACGCTCTACGCCGCCTCCCTCCTCCGCTCCATGCTCCGCTCCGGCTACCTCCCCCACGTTAAGGCCTGGACCGCCGTCGTCGCCTGCCTCGCCTCCTCCCCTGACCGCGGCGATGGCCCCGCCGAGGCCCTCCAGCTCTTCCGCTCCGTCACGCGCCGCCTCCGCCGGCTCCCCGACCCCGCCATGGCCGCCGCGTCGCGCCCCGACACGGCCGCCGTCAACGCCGCGCTCAACGCCTGCGCCAATTTGGGTGATCCCAGGGCCTTCTTGCAGGTGTTCGATGAAATGCCGCAGTTCAATGTTGCCCCTGATGCGTTGAGTTATAACACTATGATTAAGCTGTGTTGTAGAATTGGTAGAAAGGACTTGCTTGTGTTTGTTCTGGAGAGGGTTCTTCAGTTGGAGATTCCTTTTTGTGTCACCACTTTGCAGTCCCTTGTTTCTGCTTATGTTGAGTTTGGTGATTTGGAAACTGCTGAGAAATTGGTTCAGGCAATGAGGGAAGAAAGGAGGGATATTTGTAGGGTGCTGAAGGAGTGTAGCAATTTAGAGTATTCGAGTGGTAATGAATcaagtgatgatgatgatgatgatgatgatgatgatgatgatgacaatgattgCATTTTTGAGAAGTTGCTTCCGAATTTGGTCGATCAAAGTGGCAATGAGGTTGAACCACCCTTGTTGCCAAAAGGTTATGCTCCAAACACTAGGACTTACACCACTCTAATGAAGGGTTATATGAATGCAGGACGTGTGAGTGATACGGTGAGGATGCTTGAGGCGATGCGGCGGCTGGATGATAAGGGTAGTCAACCTGATCATGTTTCCTACACCACTGTGGTTTCGGCACTTGTTAAGGTGGGTGCCATGGACCGCGCTCGTCAGGTTCTTGCTGAGATGACCAGGATTGGCGTGCCTGCGAATTTGATAACTTACAATGTTCTCCTCAAGGGTTATTGCAAACAGCTGCAGATAGATAAGGCAAGGGAATTGCTCAAGGAGATGGTTGATGATGCAGGGATACAGCCGGATGTGGTGTCTTATAACATACTCATTGATGGGTGTATACTGGTGGATGACAGTGCTGGGGCTCTTTCCTTCTTTAATGAGATGAGAGCAAGAGGAATAGCTCCCACCAAGATTAGTTACACTACTTTGATGAAGGCTTTCGCATACTCGGGTCAGCCGAAGCTTGCTCACAGAGTGTTTAACGAGATGGACAGTGACCCTCGGGTGAAGGTGGATTTGATCGCGTGGAACATGTTGGTGGAAGGATATTGCAGGTTGGGGTTGGTGGAAGAGGCGAAGAAAGTGGTTCAGAAGATGAAGGAGAGTGGATTTCACCCTGATGTGGGCACTTATGGCAGTTTAGCCAACGGAATTGCATTGGCAAGGAAACCCGGAGAGGCACTTCTGCTTTGGAACGAAGTGAAGGAGAGGTGTGAGGTGGGAAAGGAAGGGGGGAAATCTGATTCTTCTGTTCCTCCGTTGAAACCGGATGGAGCGCTTTTAGATACTATTGCTGATATCTGTGTGAGGGCTGCTTTCTTTAGAAAGGCATTGGAAATAGTGGCTTGCATGGAGGAGAATGGGATACCTCCCAACAAGACCAAGTTTACTAGAATCTATGTGGAAATGCATTCAAGAATGTTTACTAGTAAGCATGCTTCAAGGGCTAGACAAGACAGAAGAGTAGAGAGGAAAAGGGCTGCTGAGGCGTTTAAGTTTTGGCTGGGTTTGCCTAATTCCTATTATGATGGAAGTGAGTGGCGGTTAGAACCTATGGAAGGGTATGGCAATACCTCTGATTCGGTTTAGTTGCTCCCCCTTTCATAGCTTGTCAAAACATACTCAAGTATGAGAAAGGACACTTCTATTCTACAATGTAGAAATAAATGTttagttaacaaaaaaaagtgccTATTGTACTCTACAACTGCAATGTCGTTTTGTAATTAAAACACAGGTTTCCCAGGTATGAAATCAATGAATAATTtcgatgacttttttttttatgcatcagtctccattcattttttaatttacataataaaatgaatcttttttaatcttgtttttcaaaatttaaaaagttaatataatactacctttgtttctttttatgagAAACAAGTTATACTGAATTTTAGACTAtaacttgtttcttataaataggaacagaggtaatatgatataatagatttagataaatatagtatatttaaagaaaatatcaagATTATTGATATGTTTATTCGATATTGTACAGAACGTCTTCAactgtaaaattatattatatcatgcaTTTATCCTATATAATTCATTATCTGTTCTAGTTTCAAGCCACAGAGAAGGTGAAGCTGGGCAATGCATGATCCAAGTATTCTGGCTTGAGTGCAGAAACAGACTCTTGCTTGAACTGCAGAATCTTTTACTGAACTAACGTAATATTTGCAGAATCTTGTGAAATAGCCAGTTCtgattgcataaaaaatgtatattaggATTAATCTACAGTCACATTTATTTGGATGAAGTAGTAAAAGGAAATGAATTTTCTCTAATTGTTATATCCCAATTGTTTTGAGCTTTATTTACCAACTTCCTTTAGTTATTTTGTCTTCAAGTGTCATTTATAGTTAGATTTGTCATTTGTCGTAAGCTTAAACTTGGCAATTGCTAAATGTACCTCCTATACTTGGGGCATAGTTATAAAGTTGGATAATCCTTACTAGTCATCAAGGAATATCATCTAGTTGAGAGTGTGAACGTCGAAGGCACCAATACGCCAATGGCTCTTTTTATGGCTCGAATTTATTCCTAGACTACTTTCATGATTTAGGCTTGGTACCACTTTGCATATGAAGCATAAGTTAAGGAAAGGTTTGCATTTCATGTACACTTTCTTATGTATGTGTTGAATTCATTGGGAATACACCCGTGTGGATGCTGAATGTGTGTGTGCATTTTACCTGTTTCTGTTGTCATACTGCTAGCAACGAGCATGATGTGAGATGTATCTCAATACCATGTCTTTCCCAGTTTCCTTCTgtatgatgatgacaaacaagtGATGTCTGCACGTAGGgttgtgcaaaaaaaaataaaaataattcggACCAAACCAAATTGTAACCGCACTAAAATTAAACCAATTTTTACTCAGAttgatttgaaaaaagaaaaaattgaattattttaccAAACCTGTTCGGTTAACCAAATTGCATTTTACctgaatcaaatttttattttaaaaaaatagttgaaaataGGTTTGGTTCTTAGGACTGCTTTAAAATTAGTTCAAAATCAATTCAGTTCAGAGGcaatttttaaaactagtttGGCTCCAAAGTCATATTTTAAACTAATTCACCTATTTGGATATAAAATCGAATAGGTTAAAACAGTTTGAAATTGATTTGGTTCAGTGTTTTTTTATCGAACCGGTTTTTCCACTCCATAGTGTGCCGTACCCTTAGAGTGACCTTAGAGGAAAGGCACCGCCTTATTCCCTActaatagttatatatatatatatatatatatatatatatatatatatatatatatatatatatatatatatatataattaattaattgttgtttAGTTGTATTTATTTGGGATTGTATAGCTCTATTAAATGTGGCATGGTGCTTGAATATTGGCTCCTAAAGGCCAGTGTCCATtgcttttgtaattttttaacccAACATTAGATATCAGTTTATAAATGACATTATACAATCTGACCAGTCTAAAGTCCTTGAACGATCTAGGCAGTGGTGGATGTTGCCCAAAAATTTTGGAGGGCTGAATgatcaaaaattatatttaaaattatttatgactttatttataaaataaattctataCTTACTAAATTATTTACACTCGCAGGTCACTCCGATCTGTTTAAAGTCCAGTTTGTGAAATCCTCATTTTAAACGGATTTTTTATGTCCGTATCTGGTCTGTCAAGTCCACATATAAACGAACCGGTTCGCGGgttcaattaataatttttttaaataaatatgtttttggttgttTGAGGTATGACGAGGTGGGAGACACAACGTGCAAGAGAGAGGTGCAATGCGTAGAAAGGGGCGGCGTGCAAGCCGAGGAGGAGGAAGTAACCTTTTTGCGCAGTATTTGGCCGGGGTAAGGGAAGCGTAGTGCGGTGCTGGCCGTGCTAAGGAAGAGAAAGTGATGCCTCGAGCCTCGCGGCGGAATGAGGGCGGGGAAAGAGACGTGCGGCTAAGTGAGGGTTTAAAAGGAAAGGTTATGAAATCTCCTCAACTCAAATATTCaatctatataatttttattttaaaattaattttctcttaTACGAGCTATTTGTGACTCTACGGATAAAATCTATTTAGTCCGTGAATTTAATAGATCGGACTCAAATATTACTTATAATTATACATGTTTGTGAAAAAATAGGCTCATAATTTGCCCAGTCCGCGAGCTCAACGAATCAGCCCGTAAACCTCAACCAGGATACCCACCCCTACTAAAAGGGAAGGAAAAAACTGGGGAGGCTATGGCTGCCTCCTCTCCAAAGAAGCTATGCAACTGGATCCAGACGTTTAATCTCTCACTTCTTTTCAtaacattttatataatattttttacaaacctTGTATGATTTCATGTaaggtttttattattttgacaaaaattattagacgtttaaatatttatgtaagtTATATTTATCTAGACAGAATTTTAGCCTAAGTTTTCTATACGTGTTTATATGTGAAAAAAAACAACTGTCAAAATGTGTTTGAATTGGTTgtcacaaaattgattttgaatgaaattaaatttacaaaattaaaaattaattatgattagaaTTGATTATGAAGTAACACAATTTTTCTTTGGTTAACATATGCcagaaaagtgatttttttttaaaaaatattgcttGGATACTTtgaataaattgatttaaaacatcAAGTCTCCACTAATTTTCgaatttacataataaacatgaatcttttttatcttgtttttaaaatttaaaaagttaacataatatgatataatagatttagataaatatagtatatttaaagaaaatatcctTATCAAGAATTTTGATATGTTTATTCAATATTGTACAGAATATCATCAACTGTAAAATTATGCATTTATCCTATATAATTCAATATCTATTATAGTTTCAAGCCACATAGAAGGGTCTTGAAGCCGGGAATGCATGATCCAAGTATTCTGAATATCATAGGAGGAGACTATCTGGCTTGAGTGCAGATACAGATCCTTCTTGCCAGTTAGCTGAACTTTGTGACCTGGTGACATGACGACAGTTCTCCCAGAAAATAAAACAGGTGATTTTTTTAACCATAGTTATTGGTTTACAAAAGTATATATCAGCCTATTTCTCTGTGTGTATGTGTTTTTTCTTGTTAATTTAACTTACGTTTGGTGAATGAGGGGTTGTTTCCTAATTATTCAGATTTTTTCCCAACTATACTTATTTTGCATAAGAGCCAAAGTTGTTACAGGTTCTTTGTTGTGAAATCTAGGGGGGAATCATCATCTTTTGGAACTCAAGTTGTAAAGATACAATGCATAACATTATTGCTTTTGATTTGTTTCAAGCTAAGTTTTTAATTCTACATAATTGTTCTTGgcatttcttgaatcttgacaAGTTGTAAAGATAATGCATAACATTCttgcttgttatttttttcaagcTAAGTTTTTAATTCTACAAATTGTTCTTGgcatttcttgaatcttgacaAGGTCTAAGTGACTCTGGCAGCATTGACAATGTTCTAAGCAAGAGAGACTGAAGTTATGGGCTCAACtaggttaaaaattaaaatcccaAAACCTTAAGAGTTGTTATTCTTATTCCTATTGGTCCTTACAAGGGATTgtcacttcctttttttttttcttttttccaaaaGTACTCTTTCCACTTCCACATAATCATGATTATGTTGTATAATCATGTACAAAATCCAAAGTGAAATTATATTATACAAAAGTTCACACATTTAAGTAATCAAATTATTTGttacataaacataaattacttctttttttaattatgatcaGTCATGAATTGATTTGAATATGATTAATAAAAGtaattcttataataattaatttgattaccacttacattgaattaatttaactttaatttaaaaagatattgaatattattaaaaatggtAAATTGTATCAcagttaatttgattatttaaaaaggTAACTtgcatttataattaataaaaaaattataaaaataaaaatatttgatagtgtttttatcttttatgataTTAAACTTCGTTTAATACTTACCATATTAATTATTGAGAAGGTTCCTAAAGAATAAAACATCGTGcctaatattttaataacacaaacaaaatgtatttatataCTCTGACATTTAACATCAatctttaaaattgattttaaggaTCTAAAGTAATACCAATACATTACTCcgattaaatattttacataaccGATTGAACTCATTGAAGTAATGAAAGATTTCCATAAAGAGTCATTATCGTTTTTTTTCCGTGATTTTTTCTCCTTAATTTGATGCCGTGTAAATAGAGTCATTATTATGAAAAGTAAGGGcagtttagtttatttattttctattttaattttaactgaaaattaatattttttaaaataagtacttgcagttaaaaaagaaatataagtactttaattttaaaaaatatatttttgaaaatatttaaaaaatgaagtccAATTGTAAAACagaaaatattctttaattttatatttaaagtttgtatgaaaaataagaaaaacagaaaacaatgatattttactactttttatataaattttatatataataaaataaaaaattaaaatatattttttatctttctaaaatttcaatttcaattttaatctctctaaaaaaaattatatcctaTTTTCATTCTTCTAATTCTCAATCGcgtcattttttcttcttaagcACTATCTCAATCACTTTTCGTCCATTTATAAAACTTTATataaatctcttttttttcagaAGTTATATAAATctctttaaaaatcaaaattcgagcattttaaaattacaggaaaaaaataaaaatatttttaaaatactaaaataaaagagaacttacaaattttcaaagagaaaaagaaaatgaaaatgaaaacaaataaaaatgtacAGCTCTTTCTTCAAATGAGAGAGGCAAATAAGTGTACATACACTTACCAAAATATTAACGGGCTCATAACAGCAAGAAAAGGAAGTCAAGTCAAGAACTGCGTTTTTCCTGGTACGAAACCAAACAAAGCTTTCTGTTTCTGAACCCTCTAAcattttttctctatctctctctcttcaaATCCCTCAAACCATTT includes these proteins:
- the LOC100808587 gene encoding pentatricopeptide repeat-containing protein At3g09650, chloroplastic, with the protein product MNATLLQPPLSPFQRATTTNSPEPRDQKLLSLLRDRKTEEAWLAYSHSTHLPNPTCLSRLVSQLSYQNTLSSLTRAQSIVTRLRNERQLHRLDANCLGLLAVSATKANHTLYAASLLRSMLRSGYLPHVKAWTAVVACLASSPDRGDGPAEALQLFRSVTRRLRRLPDPAMAAASRPDTAAVNAALNACANLGDPRAFLQVFDEMPQFNVAPDALSYNTMIKLCCRIGRKDLLVFVLERVLQLEIPFCVTTLQSLVSAYVEFGDLETAEKLVQAMREERRDICRVLKECSNLEYSSGNESSDDDDDDDDDDDDDNDCIFEKLLPNLVDQSGNEVEPPLLPKGYAPNTRTYTTLMKGYMNAGRVSDTVRMLEAMRRLDDKGSQPDHVSYTTVVSALVKVGAMDRARQVLAEMTRIGVPANLITYNVLLKGYCKQLQIDKARELLKEMVDDAGIQPDVVSYNILIDGCILVDDSAGALSFFNEMRARGIAPTKISYTTLMKAFAYSGQPKLAHRVFNEMDSDPRVKVDLIAWNMLVEGYCRLGLVEEAKKVVQKMKESGFHPDVGTYGSLANGIALARKPGEALLLWNEVKERCEVGKEGGKSDSSVPPLKPDGALLDTIADICVRAAFFRKALEIVACMEENGIPPNKTKFTRIYVEMHSRMFTSKHASRARQDRRVERKRAAEAFKFWLGLPNSYYDGSEWRLEPMEGYGNTSDSV